The following DNA comes from Cheilinus undulatus linkage group 4, ASM1832078v1, whole genome shotgun sequence.
cGCTGAATAATTCATCGATTTCAGATTATGCATGCGTGTGTTTTGATTGGATGGTACAAATTATCATgttcaaaaaacacattgcattACAGAGGAGTGTGTCGTTGGAAATAGGGAAATGGTTTCCAATAATCTCCTGGGTGTCATAAAACAAGCCATTATGGCAAAGACTTGGCTCAGACCGGTGCTTGGCTTGACTTAATACTTGGCAGCATTCAAAGCTAATTCTACGCTGAGGTCAGCGCTGGTTGGCAGCGTTCAGTGTTCCTTTAGATGTCGTTTTACATTGTCTTTTATTGGTTGTTGGCATATCCACAGTCACTTACACCAGAGCTAGAGGTGTTTAAACACCATGTTGTCCTTCATGATTGCAATACCTTAGCTGTGCTGGTTGGTGCTGTGTATTTAAAAGTCCCTATAAGCAAAATATGAAGGTCTCTTACACACAATGTATATCAGGAAAAGGAAGCTGTAAACATGTCGAAAAGAAAAGAATGCTTTACTAAACTCTGAGTTAGATAGTTAAAACACTAGTATTATTCAGGTTCACAGTTTCATGGGTTGGACCAAATAAGGATCATGATGACACATTACAGTTCCATTGCATTATTCCACTCTCCCAACCCTATAAAAGCACTGAGAGCTTTTCAGATATCCTTCTTGATCATGATTTACAAGTCTTGGCATTAtattccacatttttttctggctATCTATGCCTCCTCTCTGCAAGTGCATCCTCCATGGAAGCAAAGCAAATGTTGATTTGAATTTCCTAAGGATCAGTGTCCTCAAGCTAGAGTATTTTTGACTTCACAGGtccatttttcaggattttgaaaCCTAATTCAAGGATTTTTACCATGGAAATTTGCACTGGTGGTTAATCTTTTGGTgtgcaacaaacttcacataTTGTTACccctttaaactatttttaaagttataaatgatgttaagaaaaatgTACTCTCTATGCAAATGCCACACTCAAGTTGTTCATTATTGCTTAATGATAAGCTGAAaccagctgatttttttttttacttaattttaaCAGTAAGAATAGAAGCATTTGCATTGACTATCGTACTCATTGTAACTCATATCACATTTTAGGCCTCATGGCAATGTCTGTTTGTACACTTAGTAAAAAGTACAGAACACTTCTTGGTAACaaatcttataccactggaaagtctgtttatttactttttcaatggtgccacatttgtaaggaacatgcatttgtgggatgagcagcagagctgagtatgtgaagtctgaagaaacaaggcATATTGgctaattaacattttttaatttagcaAACAGCAGCTTCAGTAGTGTGTGGGAGAACAATACACAGGTACaaagcctggcacctcctcctcctcatgctggtcaccagtttggtcacacactgctgtgggttGGCATCCCAGTCTTCAACTAGCATTTGGCAGAATTTAGTCAATGcggttttaattttatttgatttatttatttgaaaaggGACAGTGTACATTAAtcaacattcaaacaaatgtaaatgtacCAAAGTTAgcagtaaaataagtaaaaatgataatatgAACTTTCACAGCATGattcacaaaaacatttattatgtCACAATAGTAATTGGGGCAGGTAATGTTAATATGGGCAGCCACAGCATCAGTGTTGACATTGTTGGTTCTCAATCaaccattttttaacattatgtttaaataaatgataGGATGGTGACTCTCTAATTGGTTGTGGTATTAAATTCCACTGATGTGATGCTCTGAAGGAAAAGACAGTCTGAGCATATGTGGTTTTTCTGAGTGGAATTATGCAGTCCCTCCTAGCTGCACCTCTAGTGGTCATttataaagctaacaaagcctGATAGAGCTGGCGGTGCTAAGCCATGTAGGATCCTATACACTAGACAGACCTTTTTGTATTTAATCAGATTTCCCCAACTGAACAGAATATACTTCTTAAGCATGTGGCAGCGATGAAAACTGAATGGTTTCTTGTCTAAAATTTTGAGTGCTTATTTATATAAGGATTCCATTTGACCAACATAGCACACAATAGGTGATGTGAGAGAGAATCACTGAGTGTAAGTACATCTTAGCTGCAGCAGTTGATAGGGAATTTCTGATAAACCTGAAATTAGCCAAGCTGAATATAACCTTGTTACAGACTTTTTGGATATGGTTTTTGAAGTCACGATTACAGTCTGAAGCTACAGTTTTGTCCTGAGATAACAACATCTTGCTTAACATCTGGAATTTGACctttagtaaaaaaaacatgcaaactgtttttgacacatttattgattgattgatttactgTTGATTGAGCCAGGAGGCGATCTTACACATTTCattggttgtgttggtcactctggcacaaacagaacgcccaagctgatcccactaATGTTCAAgggggttgagatcaggactgctggcaggccatgcCATCTTCTCCATTCCCAAATTCTGGCAGTAGTCCCCCGCtctgttgtcatcttggaggatggagttcagtcccagactgtggagatatgggattgccactggttgcagaatctcatctaggtatctctctgcattgagatcgCCTCCAGTGaagacaagccttgtttttcaaCTCACTGCTTCCATCTAAAGATGTTACGCCATTGGATGCTGTGTCTTTTCCACACTTTGGCCCTACAATCTAATCTGGtatctggactcatcgctgaacacaacaggtgccaatcaggcacctgattgtcagaaCCTAGGGTTGCAGAAGCCCAAAACAAGcggcaacaacaacagcaaaataagctgtttggcactggcagagaagatttagaAAATTTTTTTATAGAtgcaacccacacactcagctctgctgctcatcccacaaattaatgttccttacaaatgtggcacagttgaaaagggaaataaacaggctttccaacagtatgagatttattgccaagaagtattcttaaaacaaagaaatcatctaccaaacactcatttccttactttttgtactAAGTTTCATTTGTACCCGTCATTAACTGTATATCAATAAGGGCAGTCCTATATTCCCTTCCATTGTACAATATAGAAGCCAAAATACCCTCAAGATTGACAGATTGTTGTGCAAGTGACACAATTTGGATCCAAGATGTGAAGAAGGGAACTTCCTGATGAAGCCActggaacaaaaacacacatttacagaaGTCAGTGGACTGTATAGTTTGTTacattttctctcctgttttcTCCTTTACTCTGCTAATCTGGTGGAACGTGCTGTAATGAGCCACATTTGTTCACAGGGCTGTCAGTTATGAAATCACAACTGCTCTTTTTGGCATTGAAGGATGAATCCAAGCAAAACTATGAAAAAAGAACACTTGCGCATAAATCAGCATAAGTACAAACTGTCACAGAAGAATTCAGGCTTGATAGTGTGACACTGTCCCAGGGTTTATGACCTATAACTagatattttggcttcacttccaGGTGGCGTTTGCTCTGCCCATCTTAATATACAGCCTAGGGCAGTTCTGCTAAGTGTGGCCCCCAGACGTACtgtaggaaaataaataaaaaccattAATGTAACTTTATCACAAAATACTTGATTACATGTTAATCTTAAGATTTGTACTTAgttgataataaaataaaaaaattcagatgACTTTTCAGATGCCTGATCAAAACAATACAAATGATGGTTTCTCATTAATGCTACTTTGTGACTCTGTATAATTTGTCCTATTAACATTAGAAACCATTGAAAACCATCATATTGAAATTCCCTGTTTGTGCAATACAGATGTGAAGTTTAATACACTACGCCGCATGTTTAGTTGAAAGAAGGTTTTGGTTGGTCAAAGGTTggcatttcttcttctgttgtgtgagcagtgtttgtttattttctgaccCATGGCTGTCTTAAGAGATGTTTGGCTAAACTGTATGATTAGAAATTGGCAGCATTGattgaaaaggtgttaaagttTCTTAAAACCAATTATGGCAACTTTTATATGAAAAAGCATTTATGTCCATGATCTTCATTAAAATGGAGACACTCCATCTTtatccacctcctcctcccctcctccccacCCTCTGcgtttcttcctctttttcttctcctcatcctccaccTTGTACTTCAGTTTCCTCAGCGGGTGACTCAGACTGCACATGGACTTTTGCCCTAAGTCCTCGTTAAGCATAAAGTTCCTGTCGATGAGCTCCGCCGCTTCCTGCCAGTTACGGTAGCAGTCTGGGCCGAGGCAGAGGATCTCCTCCACTGCATTAGGGACGAGGATGGAGCAGTCCGGACGCAGCACCACCACAGTGGGAAGCTCCTCCACGTTAAACATGGCCTCCAGCTCCCTGTGGACACATGGACACAGGCGCACGCACTGACATACAGCTAATGGATTTATACAGCTAGGTATATTTACACTGCAATTGTCCACCAGCAGGTTGTGCATACAACTAACAGTTGAGTCCACACACCTCCTGTAGGGGTCCTCGTAGGCCAGGAACAGGCACCTCTTTGGCAGCTGTTTGAGAAATCTTTCCTGCTGTTCCTCTGACTGGTCCAAACTGATGGATTAATAGAAGAGACGATCAGTAGATACGAGGTAGGCAAATAAACCTCAAGTGTTTTCAGAGCTGAAAAATCATGAATCATGCAGCAGGTGATGGGAATAAAGATTCCCACTGTGGCGGTTTTCCTCCATTATTAGGATGGAAAGCTTGAATGCTGTTTAAATATTACTCTGCTGTTAGTAATAGGATAGTGAATATGAAAAACTTCATTTACCATAACTGAATTAtaaacaaaaatctgtttttgtttctttagaACACTCTTTGGAAATTTCAGAGGGGCATCAATAAATTTTCAAGTGGAAAAAGCGTAATTCTAGCAGCTAAAATCCTCATGTTAGCATTGTTTACTTGCTAAATTTACATTATTGCAGTGTGTATAATAAGAAGAAATGTAAGATTTTAGCCATTTCCTAGAGGATAATAATGAAAGTAATTACAACTTTATGGGTCAGCAAATATGTGCTAAGCCTGATGTATTAAGCATGTTTTGATATTAAACATGGCTTTCTGTGGTCAGACAGCAGCTCATATTAGCATTTCCTTGCTAACTTAGCATTATATTTGAACCTGTTCTGTTGTTTGAATGGGCTAACTCTACAAAGGGTAACATAAGCCCTTATCCATATATCCTAATGCTAAGGGGTAAAAATAAGCTAATTAGTAGCTTAGAAGTAAAATACTTATGCAGTCTGAGCCCAGTAATTGGTTTAGCAAGTATGCTTGTTGAACTTAAAATAGTCCTACAGTAGCCTATGTCTAGATATTATATACAGTCTGATAACAGCTCACATTAGCTTTGCATTTCAGGCTGCTAATTTACACATTTCTAATGTAGTAGTAGGCTAATGCTACCTGAT
Coding sequences within:
- the LOC121508956 gene encoding nucleoredoxin-like protein 1 yields the protein MVDLFVDHILLKNNRGQEELDTEREIVTRLQNRILMLFFASAACESCQQFAPTLSDFFKRLTDEFYVDRSAQLVLLYISLDQSEEQQERFLKQLPKRCLFLAYEDPYRRELEAMFNVEELPTVVVLRPDCSILVPNAVEEILCLGPDCYRNWQEAAELIDRNFMLNEDLGQKSMCSLSHPLRKLKYKVEDEEKKKRKKRRGWGGGEEEVDKDGVSPF